A genomic region of Penaeus vannamei isolate JL-2024 chromosome 42, ASM4276789v1, whole genome shotgun sequence contains the following coding sequences:
- the LOC113826866 gene encoding UPAR/Ly6 domain-containing protein rtv — protein sequence MDTRRLTQCVIGVCVVLTAVTLVQGQIKRCFACRSRGALGDCKDPFRFNSTHLVPGVKDEPCASGWCSKRIEGKKDGKDHDLAIERQCLQRSPPDDKERCSEALVGHRKIFICFCYGDLCNAASGLQPSILLLLVPLAFQMLSRT from the exons ATGGATACGAGAAGATTAACGCAATGCGTAATTGGTGTATGTGTGGTATTAACAGCAGTAACTTTAGTACAAG GTCAGATAAAGCGCTGCTTTGCGTGCAGGTCTCGAGGTGCACTTGGAGACTGCAAAGATCCTTTTAGATTTAACTCGACACATCTGGTACCTGGAGTAAAGGACGAGCCATGTGCCTCGGGCTGGTGCTCTAAGAggattgaaggaaagaaagatggaaaag ACCATGATCTTGCAATTGAACGACAATGTCTTCAGCGGTCTCCaccagatgataaagaaagatgtTCAGAAGCGTTGGTTGGTCATAGAAAG atatttatctgtttttgctATGGAGATTTGTGCAACGCAGCTTCGGGACTTCAGCCTTCCATTTTATTGCTGCTCGTACCGCTAGCATTTCAGATGCTGTCTAGAACGTAA